The nucleotide sequence AGCCAGGCGGCGCAGCGACCGAAGATGTATTCACGATTTATGGACGTGTCCCAACCGCCGTGGACGGTGCGCACCCCGTTGGCGTCGGGGCTCACGTAGCTCTCGTCAAAGAAGGTGCGGTGCAGTTGCACGATGTCGGCGGGGGCGGTGGTGCCGGGGTAGTAGTGGATATCGAGCACATCGAGGAGGCGGATGCCGGTGCGGGCCTGTTCCTCGCCGACGCGTTTGATGAAATACTCGAGCCACGGGCAGGTGCGGCCGTCGGCGTCGATCGGGTCGGGCCAGTTATACCACTGCCACTCGTTGGCGGCGACGGGACCGGCGAGCTTGATCTCGGGCAAGCGGGCGCGGGCGGCCTTGGCGTAGGCAAAGTAGCGTTGCATGAATGCTTCGGCCGAGAGCTGGGTGGGCATCACGTCGTCGTGGGTGCCCTCCCAGATTTCGGGTTCGTTATCCATGCTCCAATAAATGAACTGCCGCCGGTCGAGACCGAGACTGGTGGGCTGGATCCAGTGGTCGAGAATGGCGGTGGAGGTGGCGGCATCGGAGTCGGTGAGGTAGAGGTCGGGGTTGCCCTCCTGCAGAGCCTTTTCGCCGTTGGGATTGGGGGTGCCACCGCCGGCGAGGTTTTGGCCAACGCCGCTCCACCACTGGCTTTGGTTGTAGCCCCAGTCGTTGAAGTTGTGAGCGGAATTGGCGGCGACTTTGCCGATGAGTTGGAAGCTCCACATCGACTGCACTTCGGGCAGGTTTTGCTGGAGTTGAGCCTGGGCGAAATCCCAGTCGTTGGCGTAGACGTTGTTATACCAATCGGGGTGGGAGGAGAGTTTTTGCTGCCAATTGTATTTGGTGCCGTTGTTGCCCGCGAGGGTGCGCATCATGCGCAGGCCGGCGTCGCGAAAGCGTTGCCAATCGGCGGCGCTGCGAAGGGAACCGGGCTGCCCGGGGGTGTCGTTTTTACCGTAGATAAACGGCGACACCGGCACACGGTCCTGAGTGACGTCGACCGTGATTTGAACGGTGGCGGCGGGGAGGGAGGTGATCGCGGCCAGCAGAGTGAAAAGCAGTGGGGCCGGGTGGGGCAGGTATCGACGTGACATGAAGCGGGTGGGGAGAGGTAAAGCAGCCGGGACGGGCGGAGGATCAAGGGGTGGTCAGCGCGTCCCGGCGGGGCAGGCGGATGAGTTGGATTTCAAAGATGATGTCCTGGGTTTCCTCGGGGGCGGCGAAAGCGCGGGCGGTTTGCACCTGTTGCATCTTGGCGGGGTCGGTGGTCTCGACCCAGGCGACGGAGTAGAGGTGATCGTCGGGACCGAGCGCGATGCTTTCGGTGAAGAAGATGCGGCGATGGTCGGGGCCGGTGATCGCGCCGTGGTCGGTAAAAGTATCGGTGTCGATCGCGTAGGTGAGCAAATGCACGGACGTCGCGACAGCGCGATCGGCGGTGCTGGGCGTGGGGGGAGCATGCGCGAGGTAAAGCAGCGTGTTGTCGGGTCCGAGCATGAAGCCGAGTTGCGTGCGAAACGGGTTGCGGCGACCGGGCACGATGGTGGTCGGATTCAGGGGACGCACGGAACGCAGGGTGCCGGTGGCGGGGGTGAATTCGAAGAGTTGGCCGCTGCCGCCGTGGAGGCCCCAGAAGCTGGCGGTCGCATCGTTCCAGATGAGCGTGCGCCAATTGCGCCAGAAGAAGTGGGGCACGGGCTCGATGGTGAAGTCCTCCGCCTGAATGGGCGGCACGGCATCGAGGTTGAGTTGGGTGAAATACTTCACCGGGCGTTGATCGTCCGAATCGAAATGCCAGATGCGGCCGGTGTTGGTGGAGCCGTAGACGGTGCCTTCGGGGGTGACGCCGAGTTTGCGGCACACGAAGTCCCATTCGTCGGGGAAAGCGCCCCATTCGCCGCGTTGTTGGACGGCTCCCCAGTTTTTCAGGCGCCCCTCGTCGAGGTTGAAACTGACGAGTTGAGCGCTGGGCCAGGTAAGACCGTAGAGCGTGCGGCCGGGTTTATCGACGGCCATGGTGATGAGCCCCTCGTTGGGCAGGCCAAGCGCGGCAACGTCCTCGATTTTTTGGGTGGCGAGATTGAGGCGCATGAAGTGCCCACCGGCGTAGGGTTGGCGACCGTCGGGCGGATTGATCAGCGGGAGGTTGCCGTCGTATTGGGACGTGTGGGTGGCGAAGTAGAGATAGCCGTCCCACTCGACGAGAGGCGTGTGGATCTTGCCATGCACGATCTCGCGGGCGGGCTCCAAACCGAGCGCGGCGCTGACGTCACCGACCAGCGCGGTGGTGTCGGTGGACGTATCGAATCGGTAGATACGGACGGACGCGCCGGGATGGTGAGAGTTGACGGCGAAGTAGAGGTAACCGTCGGACGCGGCGGTGAGGCAGTGGTAGTTGGAGTCGCCCTCCAAGTAGCCCGGATCGAAGATCTCGGCGGGAACGACGGATTCCGCGCGGACGGTGACCATCATGACGCTCAGCAGCGTGATGAACCAGCCGAGCCGGTTCAAAATTGGAGGGTAAATGCGATCCTGCATGGGAACGAACGTGGAACAGCCCCGGCCGTCGAGCAAGCATGGCCACCCGGGCGTCGGTCGCGTGGGGCTCAGCGGGTGTCGGCCGTGAGGGGACGGCGGCGCTACGAGCCGGGAGGGCCGTGCGCTGAGTTTAGCACGCGCTCCACAATTTCACGGAGTTCCGCGAGTTGAAACGGTTTGCTGAGCATGGCCTGAGCGCCGCGGGCCAGCGCATCCGAAATATCGAAATTTTCCGCGTAACCGGTGCTGAGGATAAATGGCAGATCGGGGTGGATTTTCCGCACGTTGTCCAACAGTTCCAGGCCGGTGAGTCCGGGCATGGTTTGGTCGCTGATGATGAGGTCGAATGCCAAGGGCTCCTGCTGCATGAGTTCCCACGCCTCGGCGCCATCGTTCGCGATGGTGGGTTGATACCCGAGGCTGACGAGTGCCCGCCGACCGACCCGGGTAATCATCGGCTCATCATCGACGAACAGGATGCGGGTGGGCGGGGAAGGTGGTTCCATCGGGGGGGCGGTTCTGTGACCGCCGAGGCGATCAGAGTTGGTTTATTACCTCAGTGTTAACAGGAAATGCCGAGAGGTGGGCAGAGACGCATCGGCGGATCCGACCATGGTGTATAGACCCAGCCGAATGACGGGGGATGTCAAGATGGCCCGGTCTTGAAACCGCTTAAACCGGGGCCACGGGTGGTCCGATGGCTTCGAGCCTTGGCTTATTCCACGAGGTAGATCTCGAGTAGCACGACGCCGGTGCCGCCGCCCGCGTGCATGGTGTAGGCCCCGGCCGGAAGATCGATCGCGAGGGCGGCGTCCTTGCTTCCAGTCGACAGGCTGAAGGCCCCGACCTGCGCCATGGTCGCGGCATCCGGGGCGGACCAGTCATCGTTGGTCGCGACGATTTCGCCAGCGGCGTTGAAGACGGTGAGCACGGGATCAGCCAAGGGATCGGCGATGTCGTAGTCGGCCAGGGCGGGGCCGACGGCGCGGAGGAGCACGCGTGCGGAACGGCCGAAGTTTTGCGGATCGACGATCACAAATCCCGCGATGGCGGTGGCTTCGCCGGGGCTGGTGTGCGCGCGGAAGGACAGATTGGTGAGTGATTGGAACAGATACTCGTGGCCGGTGGGGAAGAGCTGATAAATTTCGAGCAGGGCGATCCCGGTGCCCTCGCTCTGGGGACGCACCATCACGGTGGCACTGCCCGTGCCAAATGTGTGAATGCCGGCGGCATCGTTGCTGGCATCGGCGAGGGCAAAGGCACCGGCGGCCGTGGCTGCGTCGGCGGTCTGCGGGTTGGCCCACCACTGGTCGTTGTTGCCGATAAGTTCCCCGGTGGCATTGAACACATCGATGGCAGGATTGGGCAGAAAGCCCGTCAGGCCGAACGGGCTGAGTCCCGGCCCGACGCCTCGCAACAGGGTGGGCAACCCCAGGGCGCCCGCCGAGATTTTGGTGGTGAGTCCGGCGATCACGCTGCGTTCGCCGGTGCCGGTCAGGGCGCGACTGGAAAGATTCGAGAGGTAGGATTTGTGGGGGCCGAGCTCGAATACCGTCACGGGGCTGAGCAGACTTTGCCCGTTGGCCAGGACGACCCGGAGTTGATAGTAGCCGAGGTTGTCGGGACCGATATCCGCAATGGTAAGCGACGGCGACGTGGTGTCGGGAGGCAGAGGCTGACCATCGAGGGCCAGCCATTGATAACCCACCGGATTCGGGCCGGTCACTTCGCTCCGGAACGTTTGGGTCGAGCCTCCGCGCGGGTTAGACCCCGGGCTGACAATGGATAACTTCGTGGGCTGCTCACCAGCATGGTCGCCGCGCAGTCTGAAAACGGGCGTGGAAACCACGGACGTTGCCACGAGATTGCCATCGGCGAGGAGGACGAGGGAATAAACGGGAAGAGGGCCGGGGTAGAAATCGGCATCAAGCTCCAGACCCGTTGCGGTGATGGTATAGCGATGGAGGACGTGGGCGTAGTCGGTGACAAAGAGACGATTGTGTTCGCCGTCCACGGCGAAGCCGTAGCCGGTGAAGCTTGCATTGTGCGTCCACGTGGAGTCGACCTGACCTTGGTCCGTCAACATCGACCCGCTCTTAATGCCCTGGTAGTTTTGATAGCGCAGCAGGCGTCCGTCGGGCAGTGGGTAAAGGACCACGTCGCCGCGACGGAGGAGAGGTGTTTGAGGGGTGAAAGTTGAGTCGGCGGCACCGGAGGCGCTCAACCGGTAGATGATTTTCCAACTGGTGGGGTAGTGTCCCGGCACCGGGTCAAATGCCATGCCGGTGACGTAGATCCGACCCTCGCGATCGAACTTGAATTCGCGAGGTTCGGTGGTGGTGGCATACTGGTAGTCGAACGTGACGTCGAGAGAGTCGTCCGGATTTAGTCGGGCGATCTGGTTTCCTTGAGCAAGGAGTAGTTTGCCATCGGGTTGGATGGCGGCCCCGGCGAGGGGTTCGGAGTTGGAGAACGTCGTCGGGAGCGGCAAGGCATCCACGCTGCCATCGGCCGCCAGACGGTGAGGGCCGCCGGGGGTGGCGAGTATCAGGCGGCCATCGGGATAGACCGCCAACACGTTGGCGGCGCGGAAGCTTTCATCCGAAGGATATCGGAAATCAGGATCAAGCGAGCCATCCGGCCGCAGGCGGTGGGTGGAGGATGGGTTGGGGGACGAATCGAAATATGTTCGCACCACCACTCGGCCGTCGGCGGTGGCTCCGATGACTTCGGTCCGAGTATCGGTCAGGTCAGGGGCATTAAACGCCGGATCGATGGCACTCTCCGGTAGCTGAATCACATTGATGGTGGCGGGATAACTGCGCTCCGTGGTGTCGCCTGCGGTGATTTGGAGGGTGTAGTTGCCGGAATCCGAGGGGGTGAGATTCGACAAGGTCAGAGCGGAGGCATTGGCACCGGGAATGGCGGTGCCGTCATGGAGCCACTGCCACTGCCAGCTCCCGATCGGTTCCGGCGAGTAAGCCGCTGAAAGCGTGATGGTGGAACCGGGTTCGTATTGTCCCGGAAGCGTATAGTTGCGCGGACTGACCTGCAGCTGAGGAGCCGCGGACAGGAGCGATGCGAAAAGCAGGGGGATAAGGACTAAGGCAGCGAAGACGCGGAGTCGAAGGATGGAAGTCGGTTTCATGGATTCTCTCAAAGTGATTTAACTTTGGAGACAACCGAGCGCCGCCATGCCGCTATTCGCATCGGTCACTGGGCGTGCCCGATGGTGGGATCACCCCGTCGGGGCTCACCCGAAGCGGCTGAAAAGATTCCAGGCGCCGGCGACGGTGAGGGCGATGCCGGAGAGCCAGAGAAACGTGGTCCACAGGCCGCCGGGGCGCAGTTCGGCGGGGAGTTTTTTGTAGCGCAAGTAGAGCGCGCAGATGGCGAGAAACGGGAGCAGCAGCGCCTGGCCGACGCCGCTTATCATAATGAGCGTGAGCGGTTGCGGCCAGACGACATAGAGTAGCGTGCCATAGAGCGGCAGGCCGATGCCAAACGCTTTGATGCGCTTGGCCTTGGCGTCCTCATTGGCGGCGGGCTTCATGATGCCGAGTAACGGCAGGACATCGGCCATCAAGCGGGAGTTGGCGGCGGTGGCGGCGAAGGCGGTGGAGTAGAGGGTGGCAAACGCGCCGACCACGAAGACCCAGAAACCGAGCGGACCAAAGCTCTCCAGATACATGTTGGCGAGAGTCGGCACCATTTCGCTGTTATCGATGGTGAGTCCCTGGCGATGGAGGATCGCCGCGCCCAGCAGGTAGAACACGACGGTCGCGGCGGTGTAGAGGAGGAGCGAAGCGAAGGCGTCGATCTTCATCACGCGCATCCAGCCATGGACGCGTTCGTTCCAGCCGGGAGCTTCGGGCGCACCGACGCGGGCGGCGTATCCTTTTTCCAAGCACCAATACGGGTAGTAGATCAACTCGGCCGCGCCGACGCCGATGATGCCGAGCGCGGCGAAAGCGACGGCGAAGTTCTCGGGTAATTTGAATTGCAGCCCCGAGACAATGTTGGCGGTGGTGACCTTGAAGTCGGTGAACTGGAGCGCGACCAACGCGAAGAGGGTCGAGATGGTGAAGAGGATGACGAGACCGATGGAGAAGCGCTCCACCAGTTTGTAGCGACCGATGCCGAGCAACGCGGTGAGGGAGAGACCCATGACGACGGCGATCGGTTTGGGACCGGCATCGATGCCGGCCATATTGAAGACCTGCGCACAGCCGCCGAGCATGCCGCCGATCACGGAAATCATGGCGACAAAAACGGGGAGGAAAATCCACACCATCCAGCCGACGTTGCGCATGCGCGGCCCCGGCACGGCGTCGAGCATGTGCAAGGTGGGCGTGCCGGTCGCGACGGCGTAGCGACCGAGCTCGACCTGCACGAAGACTTTCACGAGGCAGCCGAAAATGATGAGCCACAGCAGCTCGAATCCGTTTTCGGCGGCGACGTGCGGCGTGACGACCAGTTCACCCGTGCCGACGATCCCGGCGGTCAGGATCAGTCCCGGACCGATGTATTTGAGCGATTGGAGAAGCGTGGTGGGGGGCGGGGCGCCAGCGGGGGAAGGCATAGGGGTATGCGTTTTGGTGCCGATGGATTGCTGGCGGGTCCACGTTTTTGCGCATGAAGAATGGTTAACGTGGGGCCCAAATCGTTCCCCCGGAGCGGTCGGGATGGATCGTTGACCACGGGCGGGCACGCGTAGCATGTTGGTTTCCTACCCCATGACTCGAAAATATTCCCCTGTGTTAGTCGGCCTGGCGGCCGTCGCGTTGATGTTCTCCGTGGCCGCTTGTTCCTCGAAGGAAGCAGAAGTCATCACGCTGCGTGGTGCTAACCAGTTCGACAAAAACCACGTCTTCTCGCGCACGCTTTTCAAGTTCGAGGAACTGGTGAAGGAATACTACGGCAAGCCGGTCAATTTTGAGTTCTATTTGAACAGCGAGCTGGGGTTGGAGAAGGAGTATTTCGCTTACATGAGTCAGGGGGTGTCGGTCGATTTCGCGCACGTGTCGCCGTCGCACATGTCGACCTTCTCCAAGGCCGCTCCGCTCATGGACATGCCGTTCCTGTTTCGCGACCTCGATCATTGGAACAAAGTCCTGTCGGGAGACGCCTTGAAACCGATCACGGATGACGTGGAACAGAAGGCCGATGTGAAGCTCATCGGGTTTTCCGGCGGCGGCACCCGCAACATCACCGCGAGCAAGCGGATCACGACCATTGCCGAGTTGGAAGGGCTCGACATTCGCGTGATGGGCGCGCCGATCCAGACTCGCATCTTTCAGGCGATCCATGCCGCCCCGACCGTCATCGCCTACAACGAAATCTATAACGCGGTGCAGACGGGGGTGATTGACGCGGCGGAGAACGAGGCGACGGGAATTCAGCAGATGAAGTTCTATGAAGTGGGACCGGAAATCTCGCTCACCCAGCACGCCATCACGGTGCGCCCGCTGGTATTTAGTGGGAAAACCTTCCGACGTCTGCCGGAGGATTTGCAGGCGGCGATCCTTCGCGCCGGCCGCGAAGCCGGAGAATTCGGGCGCGAGACCGAGGCACGCGAAGACCACGCGACGCTGCTCCAGATGGAGGCGGAGGGCAAGATTCGCACCCACGAGTTTACGGAGCGCGCCGCCTTGCTTCGATTGGCGGCACCCGTGAAGGAGGCCTACGCGAATGAACTCGGAGTGCGGGAGGTTTTGGCCCGCATCGATGCGGTTAAATAATCCGGTCCTCCATCGCGATGAAGGCCCTCCTGGACGGTTATCACCGAATGCTGAAACGGTTGCTCACGATCTTGATGGGAGTGCTGATCGTGCCAGTGACCATCCAGATCCTGTCGCGCTACACGGGCCTCATGCCGCGATATATTTGGACCGAGGAAGTCGCGCGGTTTTGCTTCGTGTGGATGATCATGATCGGGGCCATGATCGCGGTGCGGGATAAGTCGCATTTCGAAGTCGACGTGCTGCCTGCGCCTCGCACGCCGCGTCAGGCAGGCATCGCGGGATTAGTGGTGCATCTGGGCATGATGGTGATGGCGGTGGCGTTCGTTCGTTACGGATACGAATTTGCGAAATTCGGCTTCATCCAGACGTCGGAAATGAGTGGCATCAACATGCTCAGCATCTACATCGCGTTTCCCTTGGCGGGCGTGACCTGGGTGCTTTTTTTGGCCGAGAAAATGGTGGCTGACGTGCGACTGATCAGGTCCCCCGCAACCGAGCCGCACGCATGAGTCCCGGCGAAGTGGCAGCGATCATGTTTGGCACCTTCGCGGTGCTGGTGGTGTTGAGGATTCCCGTTTCATTCGCGTTGGGGCTGGCTTGTATCCCGGTGTTCATCGCGGACGATCGTTTGTCCCCGTCGCTGTTGATGAGTGAAATGTGGAAATCCTACAATTCGTTCATCCTGCTGGCCGTCCCGTTCTTTTTGTTGGCGGCCAATCTCATGAACTCGGCGGGAATCACCGAGCGGCTGGTGAATCTCGCGAAGGCGACGGTGGGGCATTTGCCGGGAGGGCTGGGTCACATCAACGTGATGGTGAGCATGCTGTTTGCGGGCATCTCGGGATCGTCGACGGCGGACGCGGCGGGGATCGGTTCGCTGCTGATTCCGGCGATGAAGAAGCAGGGTTACGACACGTCGTTTACGGTGGCGATTACCGCGTGTTCCTCGGTCATGGGCGTGATCATTCCGCCGAGTATTCTCATGGTGGTCTGGGGGGGCTTGATGTCGGTTTCGATCGGCGGCCTGTTTCTCGCGGGCGTGTTGCCGGGATTGCTGATGGCCCTGTTCATGATGGCGACCGTGTGGGGGTATGCGCGCAAGCGGGGGTATCCGATCTATCAACGGGCGTCGGGGCGTCAGTTTCTGCAGGCGGCGGTCAAGGCGGTCTGGGCGTTGATCACGCCGATCATCATCATCGGCGGCATCGTGGGAGGATTTGTGACGCCGACGGAAGCGTCGGTGCTGGCGGTGATCTACTCGGCGATTTTGGGCGGATTGGTTTATCGTTCCGTGCGCTGGGGCGATTTCCCCAAGATACTGTATGATTCGGCGCGCCTTTCGGCGGTGTCACTTTTTTGCATCGGGACGGCGTCGGCCTTTGGCTGGTTGCTGGCTTATTTCCGAGTGCCGCAGACGTTGGTCGATCTGGTGGCGTCGGCCGGGACGGGACCGATCTCGGTGGGGTTGTTGATTGCCGGGGCGTTTTTACTTATTGGCATGTTCATCGATGCGATTCCGGCGATCATCATCCTCGGCACGATTTTGCTGCCGGTGTCGCAAA is from Synoicihabitans lomoniglobus and encodes:
- a CDS encoding response regulator codes for the protein MEPPSPPTRILFVDDEPMITRVGRRALVSLGYQPTIANDGAEAWELMQQEPLAFDLIISDQTMPGLTGLELLDNVRKIHPDLPFILSTGYAENFDISDALARGAQAMLSKPFQLAELREIVERVLNSAHGPPGS
- a CDS encoding TRAP transporter small permease, with the translated sequence MKALLDGYHRMLKRLLTILMGVLIVPVTIQILSRYTGLMPRYIWTEEVARFCFVWMIMIGAMIAVRDKSHFEVDVLPAPRTPRQAGIAGLVVHLGMMVMAVAFVRYGYEFAKFGFIQTSEMSGINMLSIYIAFPLAGVTWVLFLAEKMVADVRLIRSPATEPHA
- a CDS encoding TRAP transporter large permease — its product is MSPGEVAAIMFGTFAVLVVLRIPVSFALGLACIPVFIADDRLSPSLLMSEMWKSYNSFILLAVPFFLLAANLMNSAGITERLVNLAKATVGHLPGGLGHINVMVSMLFAGISGSSTADAAGIGSLLIPAMKKQGYDTSFTVAITACSSVMGVIIPPSILMVVWGGLMSVSIGGLFLAGVLPGLLMALFMMATVWGYARKRGYPIYQRASGRQFLQAAVKAVWALITPIIIIGGIVGGFVTPTEASVLAVIYSAILGGLVYRSVRWGDFPKILYDSARLSAVSLFCIGTASAFGWLLAYFRVPQTLVDLVASAGTGPISVGLLIAGAFLLIGMFIDAIPAIIILGTILLPVSQSVGMHPIHFAIIGVISLAFGLVTPPYGLCLLISAEVGGTKVVHVLKDVVVVLLPMLLLLLLVILFPEIVLWIPRLIAPQFL
- a CDS encoding Nramp family divalent metal transporter, which translates into the protein MPSPAGAPPPTTLLQSLKYIGPGLILTAGIVGTGELVVTPHVAAENGFELLWLIIFGCLVKVFVQVELGRYAVATGTPTLHMLDAVPGPRMRNVGWMVWIFLPVFVAMISVIGGMLGGCAQVFNMAGIDAGPKPIAVVMGLSLTALLGIGRYKLVERFSIGLVILFTISTLFALVALQFTDFKVTTANIVSGLQFKLPENFAVAFAALGIIGVGAAELIYYPYWCLEKGYAARVGAPEAPGWNERVHGWMRVMKIDAFASLLLYTAATVVFYLLGAAILHRQGLTIDNSEMVPTLANMYLESFGPLGFWVFVVGAFATLYSTAFAATAANSRLMADVLPLLGIMKPAANEDAKAKRIKAFGIGLPLYGTLLYVVWPQPLTLIMISGVGQALLLPFLAICALYLRYKKLPAELRPGGLWTTFLWLSGIALTVAGAWNLFSRFG
- a CDS encoding TRAP transporter substrate-binding protein gives rise to the protein MTRKYSPVLVGLAAVALMFSVAACSSKEAEVITLRGANQFDKNHVFSRTLFKFEELVKEYYGKPVNFEFYLNSELGLEKEYFAYMSQGVSVDFAHVSPSHMSTFSKAAPLMDMPFLFRDLDHWNKVLSGDALKPITDDVEQKADVKLIGFSGGGTRNITASKRITTIAELEGLDIRVMGAPIQTRIFQAIHAAPTVIAYNEIYNAVQTGVIDAAENEATGIQQMKFYEVGPEISLTQHAITVRPLVFSGKTFRRLPEDLQAAILRAGREAGEFGRETEAREDHATLLQMEAEGKIRTHEFTERAALLRLAAPVKEAYANELGVREVLARIDAVK